Genomic DNA from Streptomyces sp. GS7:
AATGTGCTTCATCGCACGCATCAGCGGCCCCGACACCTTGTGCCGGAAGACCGCTTCCTTCGCCATGAACCGCACGAGCCGCTTGGCCGGCCGCGCGGCCAGACCGCAGAAGACGAAGTCCAGATACCCGATGTGATTGCTCACCAGCACCGCCCCGCCGCGCCGCGGGATGTTCTCCGTGCCCGCGATGTCGAACTTGAGGTCGAGCGCCTTGAAGAGTGTGCGGGCGGCGCCGATGACGGGCGGATAGACGAGCTCTGCCATGTCCGGGGGACCCCTTTTCTGTGCCTGGGGAGGGTTCTCCCGGCGGAAACCTACGCGGCCGTAAGTATGCGGCTCCGGGAGATCGTGCCCGATGTCTGCCCCGGCGGCCACCAGCTGGGCCCCTGCGAGCGGGAGATTCTCGTCACGTGCGGGGGCGCCTCAGCCGGCCGCCCGCCGCAGCAGAAGGTACACCTCGCACCCCAGGCAGTACCCGAACGCCGCGTTGAGGAAGGCCGCCGCGAGGGCGCAGCCGGTGGCCGCCGGCCCCAGCCACTGCGGCCCCAGGGCGTAGCCGGCCAGCCCGAGAAGGGCGAAGAACAGCCCGACGGTCTGGGCGAAACGGGGCGGCGCGGCATCCTCGAACACCTCCGGCGGGGCGAGCCGCGGCCGCACCGCCACCTTGAACAGCCAGCCGTACGGCGACCGCCGCACCCCGGCCGCCGCGCCCACCGCGAACACCACCGCCTGGCAGGCCAGCAGCCATCCGCTGCCACTGATCAGCACCGCGGCCAGCACGGCGCTGGTCAGCACCGCCCCGAACCGCGGACCCCGCACGTCGACCCCGCCATCCGCCATGACCGCATCCTTCCCGGACCGTTCCGCACCCGTCCGCACCTCCTGCGGCTCCCGGCGCCCGCACAACAGCCTCCCCCGGAACGGCCCCGATACGACCCCGGGAATCTTTGCGGTCTCGTGAACGCTGCACCCTGAGATGACCGGACTCATGGTGTGCATCGCGGTGCTCGCGGCGGCGAGCGTCTTCGGCCTGCTGCACCAACGCCGCAACGGGAGGCTGACGGTGCGAAAGCGGGACGACGGGGCGCGGCTGGGCGCCGCCGAGATCGGCGCGGAGCTGGGGGAGCGGGCGACCCTGCTCCAGTTCTCCAGCGCCTTCTGCCAGCCCTGTCGCGCCACCCGGCGCACGCTTGCCGAGGTGACCGGCATGGTCGACGGGGTGGTCCATGTCGAGATCGACGCG
This window encodes:
- a CDS encoding DUF4395 domain-containing protein — translated: MADGGVDVRGPRFGAVLTSAVLAAVLISGSGWLLACQAVVFAVGAAAGVRRSPYGWLFKVAVRPRLAPPEVFEDAAPPRFAQTVGLFFALLGLAGYALGPQWLGPAATGCALAAAFLNAAFGYCLGCEVYLLLRRAAG
- a CDS encoding TlpA family protein disulfide reductase, whose protein sequence is MTGLMVCIAVLAAASVFGLLHQRRNGRLTVRKRDDGARLGAAEIGAELGERATLLQFSSAFCQPCRATRRTLAEVTGMVDGVVHVEIDAEDRLELVRRLNILRTPTVLVLDRDGAVVRRASGQPRKADIIAALGAAIRD